CTATTCGCGATCGTCTGCAGTGGCGCTGGTAGACGCGACTTTCATGGCACGATCGCCGCTATCGCTACCGGTCTCGTCTATGCGGCTTAGTAAGCTGAAAATATCTTGCAAGATCTCTTCATCGAAAGTCCGCAACTTCACGATAGTAGCCAGCAGCAGAACCGCTTTGGTTTCAGTTTCGCCCCAAAGATAAGGTGCCGCCGGGGCGATAATCTCTTCCGGAGTGGCATCCAAAACCTCACACAGATGAATCAGTCGGCTCACGGTCAAGCGGGATACTCCATTTTCGTACCGGCCGTAGACCTGCTTAGTGATGCCAAGCAAGGGCGCCAGTTTCGAGCGCGGGAGTTTTCGCTTATCGCGGGCTTCGCGAAGGCTGATGCTGATCAAGTTTTCGAGTTCGGCGCTAAGTGCAATCCGTCCGTCAAAAGGTTTTCGATAGACCGGCTTGTCTATGCCTGGATCATCGACTTGTTGCAAACCGAGTTCATTAATCCATTGCTTCAATGGTGGTCCTGACATTGCTCCGACTGAGGTAAATGCGCCAAAGCTCTTTATACGGAAAGTGATGTGCTTGGAACCACCAATGTTTCGTTTCGATCTAATTTGGCGCATTTTGGGCCACGCGGACCTCACCCGATAGCTATCGTTCACCAAAATATATAAGTGATCGCAAGTACATAGACATAGATCATACCGAAATCGCTTCACGCAAGGATTATCCACTTGCGCCAAATTGGCTATGACCCTCAGTGATTTTGGTGATAACGGTCGCTTCATTTCCTCGTCTAGCTCCCGGGACGTCGTGTGCGGGCATGGTGGCCTTTTGTCCTGCACGTGGAGCTCTCGGTTCACGGCAGACCAATCACGGCTCCGCGCGCTGGCTGCTCTGGTGTTTGGTTCCGGCATTTGATGGTGCAATATTTTCCTTGGCATGGAGGGAAGCACTATGGGC
The Rhizobium sp. BT04 DNA segment above includes these coding regions:
- a CDS encoding helix-turn-helix domain-containing protein, which codes for MKQWINELGLQQVDDPGIDKPVYRKPFDGRIALSAELENLISISLREARDKRKLPRSKLAPLLGITKQVYGRYENGVSRLTVSRLIHLCEVLDATPEEIIAPAAPYLWGETETKAVLLLATIVKLRTFDEEILQDIFSLLSRIDETGSDSGDRAMKVASTSATADDRE